A part of Limihaloglobus sulfuriphilus genomic DNA contains:
- the queA gene encoding tRNA preQ1(34) S-adenosylmethionine ribosyltransferase-isomerase QueA: MKVEELDFELPQELIAQMPAENRSESRLLVLNRKTGDISDRRFSGIAEYLFPGDCLVLNDTKVLPARFFARRTTGASLEGLYLDMSGGGLWHVMLKNSRKLKEGEVFDLLSSHGSVFCKILAERRLDDGTWHIRPQSDLPAEKLLEHIGYAPLPPYIKRSRGGEKPDYDRQRYQTVYARQSGAVAAPTAGLHFTDELLNRLDEKGISRAHVTLHVGAGTFKPVTADNLEDHEIHSERFEIDAQNADIINRTHQAGGRIVAVGTTSVRTLETVAQSGGIHAASGDTRLFIMPGFEYRAVDAMITNFHLPKSTLLALVGAFAGMDNIKNAYTHAVKERYHFFSYGDAMLIY, translated from the coding sequence CCGCAGGAGCTGATAGCTCAAATGCCGGCAGAGAATCGCAGCGAATCGCGATTGCTGGTACTCAACCGCAAAACCGGCGATATATCTGACCGCAGATTCAGCGGTATCGCGGAATATCTGTTTCCTGGTGATTGTCTCGTGCTAAATGATACAAAAGTTCTGCCGGCGAGATTCTTTGCACGGCGCACGACAGGGGCCTCGCTTGAGGGGTTGTATCTGGATATGAGCGGCGGGGGGCTCTGGCATGTGATGCTGAAAAATTCACGCAAGCTCAAAGAAGGCGAAGTCTTTGATTTGTTGTCTTCACATGGCAGCGTTTTCTGTAAGATTCTGGCAGAGAGGCGTTTAGATGATGGAACATGGCATATAAGGCCTCAATCTGATTTGCCGGCAGAGAAGCTGCTTGAACATATCGGTTATGCACCTCTGCCGCCGTACATCAAACGCAGCCGCGGCGGAGAGAAACCCGATTATGACCGGCAGCGTTATCAGACGGTTTATGCCAGACAAAGCGGTGCGGTTGCCGCTCCAACGGCCGGTCTTCACTTTACAGACGAGCTTCTTAACAGGCTTGACGAGAAGGGGATAAGCAGGGCGCATGTTACTCTGCACGTAGGTGCCGGCACATTCAAGCCGGTTACCGCCGACAACCTCGAGGATCATGAAATCCACAGCGAGCGGTTTGAGATAGACGCCCAAAACGCCGATATTATAAACCGCACACACCAGGCGGGCGGGCGGATAGTTGCCGTCGGAACGACTTCGGTGAGGACGCTGGAAACCGTTGCCCAAAGCGGCGGGATTCACGCGGCAAGCGGCGATACACGTCTTTTTATCATGCCGGGGTTTGAATACAGGGCGGTTGACGCGATGATAACAAATTTTCATCTGCCCAAGTCAACCCTGCTGGCACTGGTGGGGGCTTTTGCCGGAATGGATAATATTAAAAACGCCTATACTCACGCCGTAAAAGAGCGGTATCATTTTTTCTCCTACGGTGACGCGATGCTGATTTATTGA
- a CDS encoding Hsp20/alpha crystallin family protein, with the protein MNRVVPFNSKKGLGLVPGGLFKSFDDIFDDFFTGFNAPDQPRAFVPSVDMNDEEKEVVLTAELPGIDDKDIKLSVHGDHIVLEGEKKTETKSEKDGWKHTERSFGSFRRVLPLPAKVDDAKAKAEFKDGILTVHLPKTAPDDGAKNIAIKRIS; encoded by the coding sequence ATGAACAGAGTAGTACCATTTAACTCAAAGAAAGGTCTGGGACTTGTTCCCGGCGGATTGTTTAAAAGTTTTGACGACATCTTTGACGACTTTTTCACCGGCTTCAACGCTCCTGATCAGCCTCGTGCATTTGTGCCGAGTGTTGACATGAACGATGAGGAAAAGGAAGTCGTCCTGACTGCTGAGCTTCCGGGCATCGATGACAAGGACATAAAGCTGTCTGTTCACGGAGATCACATTGTACTTGAGGGCGAGAAGAAGACAGAAACAAAATCCGAGAAAGACGGCTGGAAACATACAGAACGGAGCTTCGGTTCATTCAGGCGAGTGCTTCCGCTGCCTGCGAAAGTCGATGACGCCAAAGCCAAGGCTGAGTTTAAAGACGGTATTCTGACGGTGCATCTGCCCAAAACAGCTCCAGATGATGGTGCTAAAAACATCGCCATTAAACGAATCAGCTAA
- a CDS encoding endonuclease/exonuclease/phosphatase family protein — MRVATYNIEHFMRMFDQQKMPERSRNMTELYSDEEDVYEVAAVIKSKDFNADIIAIQECCDEQMLELFVKKWLDGEYEYAKVSYGNTDGQYLGFLVRKGWSVRDFREYVDIKDPADDRSLRSFKEREGKDFFDFLFSRGPAFILVESPGGTSFWVGCTHVKSKYGNNEAVTKWRLREIDKTRQICAELLAGGKTDKLVILGDFNDTIGMDKYEKIVGADVVMRMTEGSGGEELKMLTRKLSDSGKASYHCEFKPRYYRGFLDHVFASPAMAECFESALMVESPVAAVASDHYPVVCEFEFE; from the coding sequence GTGAGAGTCGCGACTTACAATATTGAGCATTTTATGAGAATGTTTGATCAGCAGAAGATGCCTGAAAGATCCCGTAATATGACGGAATTGTACAGTGATGAGGAAGACGTTTACGAAGTCGCCGCGGTTATCAAATCAAAAGATTTCAACGCCGACATAATCGCCATACAGGAATGCTGCGATGAGCAAATGCTTGAGCTGTTCGTGAAGAAATGGCTCGACGGCGAATATGAATACGCCAAGGTCTCTTACGGCAACACAGATGGTCAGTATCTTGGCTTTCTCGTACGTAAAGGCTGGTCTGTAAGAGATTTCAGGGAGTATGTCGATATAAAGGATCCGGCAGATGACCGCTCGCTCAGGAGCTTTAAGGAGCGGGAGGGCAAAGATTTTTTCGATTTCCTTTTCAGCCGCGGCCCTGCGTTTATACTTGTGGAAAGCCCCGGCGGCACCAGTTTCTGGGTGGGCTGCACACATGTAAAAAGCAAATACGGCAACAACGAGGCGGTTACCAAATGGCGGCTGCGTGAGATAGATAAGACCCGTCAAATCTGCGCGGAGCTGCTGGCAGGAGGAAAAACTGATAAGCTGGTGATTCTTGGTGATTTCAACGATACAATCGGAATGGATAAATATGAAAAGATCGTCGGTGCCGATGTCGTGATGAGAATGACAGAGGGCAGCGGCGGCGAAGAGCTGAAGATGCTCACCCGCAAGCTCAGCGATTCGGGCAAGGCCAGCTATCATTGCGAGTTCAAGCCCCGGTATTACCGCGGCTTTCTTGACCATGTGTTCGCTTCGCCGGCCATGGCGGAGTGTTTTGAATCGGCTTTAATGGTAGAATCCCCCGTCGCCGCTGTTGCAAGCGACCATTATCCGGTTGTCTGCGAGTTCGAGTTTGAATAA